ATGCTCTATCAGGGGCGTAAATCTTGGTTTGACAATGGAGGCTTCATGGTATATACTATACAAGTTGAGATACCTTCTGCTTCTCCACTGTTCGTGCCGCACAAGACGGGCATCCGTCATATTGCCGGCAAGAGTACAGAAAGGAGTTGTGAGTATCCACCATGAGACGCCGATTGGCTACGGCAACCTGGCTGATCTGCCTGCTGGTTGTGGGGGCGCTCGCGCCAGCGCATGCGCTGCAGACAGCCGATCAGCTATCCACACAAGCGCATGCCAAGTATGATGCAAACCAGCTTGACGAGGCTGAGGCCCTCTTCGGCAAGCTTCTCCAGGACCAACCGGGCTCAACCCTCGCTCCCGACGCACAGTTCTACCTCGGATGGATCGCTTACAAGAAGGGCAGCACTGAAGCAGAGGCCCGATGGCAGGCCGTCGTCGCTCTCTACCCCAACTCGCCCGAAGCCCCGAAAGCGCTCAAAGGAATAGCTGCTATCCACTACAAGACCATCAAAGGCGACAAGGACACGCGGATCGCCGATTTCCAGAGGATAGTGGACCACTACCCCACAAGCCCCGAGGCGGACGAGGCAAGGCTTCGCATCGGCGTTCTGCACCGACGCACACCGCCCGATTTCACCAAAGCACTCGAGGCCTTCAGCTACTTGATGGCCAATGCCAAGGATCCTGGGTGGCGGGCGGATGCCTACGTGGAAACCGGGCTAACGTACCTGCAGAGGTACTGGTTCGAGGGACGCAAGAAGCCTGATGACCTGACGAAGGCCCTCGAAGTATTTTCCTCCACGAGGACGAAGTATCCCGGTCAGGGTGAAGCGGTCGCCAAAGCCGAGTTGCGCCAGGCGAGGATATACCTGTATTCCGAGAATGACATGAACAAGGCGTGGGAGGCGTTGAGTAGTACAATCGGAGCATACCCCGAGACCACTCTGACGACAGAAATACTTTATCACATGGCCTATTGCACTTACGCCCGGAAGGACTACGACGGCTGCATCCTACTGTGCGAGAACATACTGGCTACGAGGCCGGTAAGCGACTGGAACGCATACCTCCAGTACTTCATAGGCAATGCTGAGTTCCAGGCGGGCAGGAAGACGGAAGCGAAGGCCGCGTTGGAGAAGACGGTCGCTCTCTACCCTGAGTCCGAATGGGCCAGGCACGCAGCGGGGCTCTTGTCAACCCTGAAACTGGAGGAGGAGTAGCGCCATGACGAGGATGAAGCCCGTCGGAGCCGCGGCTCTGCTATTCCTCTGCATTCTCAGCGCAGCGTGGGGCAGATTGGGGCAAGAGAAGGGCCCCGCGATTGTGGCCAATGACCCGGAGGGACGGCGCGTGCCCGAGAACTGCCTCGAATGCAACTGGAGTTCGGGGAGCGTGGTTGTCGGATTGGGGGAAGAAGCCGAGTTCCGAGTGACAGGGGCGGAAGACCAGGACATATACTATGACCCGCTGGCCATCTGGGATGTCGTCACAGCTACGTGGGAGTTCTACAGGAATGACACTCAAGCGAGGGTGTATCCGCTCGACGTAAGCTACCGGACCGTCGCTCACGTCGAGGGCGAACCCTCCGGCAGGGCGTACTACGACTTCTATGTGACCTGCGAGTTCACGGACACCGGGCACTATACGGCCAAGTGCATTATCAGCGACGGACGTGCGCCTGGCGATCCCGCCAGAGACGATCCGATCGCCAAGCAGTTCACGGATGCCGATGTTCAGTGCTCGGTGGAGGTGAACAGCGTCTTCTCGACGAACGGAGTGATGACGTATCCTGGTTCACCGATCGGCGGGAACGTGGGCATGGAAGTCGAATGGGTCGCCGGATACAGGCCGGGCAAGTCCGCAACGCACGAGTGCGAGTTCCTCTTGACGCCTCTGGGCGGAGGCATGTGGGTG
This window of the Armatimonadota bacterium genome carries:
- a CDS encoding tetratricopeptide repeat protein, with product MRRRLATATWLICLLVVGALAPAHALQTADQLSTQAHAKYDANQLDEAEALFGKLLQDQPGSTLAPDAQFYLGWIAYKKGSTEAEARWQAVVALYPNSPEAPKALKGIAAIHYKTIKGDKDTRIADFQRIVDHYPTSPEADEARLRIGVLHRRTPPDFTKALEAFSYLMANAKDPGWRADAYVETGLTYLQRYWFEGRKKPDDLTKALEVFSSTRTKYPGQGEAVAKAELRQARIYLYSENDMNKAWEALSSTIGAYPETTLTTEILYHMAYCTYARKDYDGCILLCENILATRPVSDWNAYLQYFIGNAEFQAGRKTEAKAALEKTVALYPESEWARHAAGLLSTLKLEEE